In Acropora palmata chromosome 7, jaAcrPala1.3, whole genome shotgun sequence, one genomic interval encodes:
- the LOC141886337 gene encoding eIF-2-alpha kinase GCN2-like: protein MEETCKERQENELQAIQAIYMDDFQDLREKREDPPKVCLNLTPLQSVVGKEVYARVDLIVQYTKHYPNKSPKLSLSNAKGISNEDVSELQKELQQMAAELVGEVMVLNLAHHVQTFLHTRNKPQLSFYEKMMVNKKEEEERLQAAEQEKRLMEFEAKKEREENEKREIEEVLQRREEAVKESRRRRVITEQNSKTNPSQLSANTNNTDLSQAKESSPLQRKASGNSLALCQHPTASPKKTDAIKVAPARSILRRRRSSECIGDEVSFSGTQVITFKSKSKRVVHAGKCLGQGSSGSRVFSAMDISLGELVVVCEWSLSSQQGGAKRSLLSNDNQQLDSHGGLMKQVCSIEQEIVSGLVNRVSHPNLTHYLAVNVQETVPFVKVQVLVEYVGGGDLSLRLRSGGLPVRELREYTQQLVEAITYLHGKHVVHKDLRLTSCRFDSGGNLRLADYSVGKRYILLKLRQEKNLEVRNRLDNCLYAVKRIPLKPKSVQFTKRITREVQLISRLNHENVVRYYNAWIESSEEQSSSSNSTDTDSASKNKPVEDSLLELNKIEAPSLRPDRQSGLESWWKDGEESSKDGSDSSSSGSQDSVRSPQKSHSTSFFSSKSKSSERIVFDTAKIDESVLQFGDLMDTESEDSEEGEDWQETESDSSLEVKGLQYLYIQMEYCEKSTLRNLIDEGLHQDEECVWRLFREIVEGLAHIHTQGIIIHRDLKPVNLFLDSHGRVKIGDFGLATTHSIMRVGMGTDTPENNDNSQSSKSSASAKESVTGKVGTFLYVAPELGKRGNLRAKYSPKVDLYSLGIIFFEMCFRPLTTSMERVEVLGNLRTERTIFPGEFDQKQLAKQTTVLKWLLKHNPEERPSSQELLQSQYIPPKIEDGQLDEVLEHTLASTNSTRYQRLMKAVFSQHVYPVREVTYDVEFYTRQVFPRTILAQQMVHESVKSVFVRHGALRVRTPLLAPRTKLFEELELAVSLMDHSGALVMLPYDLRIPFARYVARKGVLQMKRFDVGCVYRVNRFLGAHPREIYECVFDIITSTTEDLVPDAEVLLVVAEIIREFPCLDNRDYYIRINHTGLMKSFLSSHCVSDERQSELISILQEPLGEKERNDQISSFVENLQISEHNATALCEFLNFNGPVNKLREHLIATRKRKSWIGQTARQAFSDLEKITSHAKKFVISLPVVVNTSMVYNFQHFSGLIFQFVAADSRKRKRGGVDILAAGGRYDKLIGQFRRVADTSCGVGVSIAIEKIVSALVEDQEAFVPCQYDVFVCSTGSKPLQEESMHIARDLWNAGIKATISYGAILLEEAQEVCKREGIQHMVVLKDLDPGFVRVRSLDRERVSESRVQISELVDHLHGKCSGKPEVAECNAPPSNKCQGTQGSNEPSSIIAPEIKVSFNTQEKMAWNTKRRYESVMVAKIKPLFAQFSSKNAVEVIGVDLPGSVLRNMSAILDLDANKDAFDASVATIEDKSPRHRRYIERVCEEIRELKVIKKVPMVFVYSVKDDIFKTFF, encoded by the exons GTAATGGTTCTGAACCTTGCACACCATGTGCAAACGTTTCTTCACACACGCAACAAACCACAGCTGTCATTCTATGAAAAGATGATGGTGAAcaagaaagaggaagaagagagGCTCCAGGCAGCAGAACAAGAAAAGCGGCTAATGGAGTTTGAGGCCAAAAAGGAAAGAGAGGAAAATGAG AAAAGGGAAATAGAAGAGGTACttcaaagaagagaagaagCAGTGAAAGAAAGCAGGAGACGTAGAGTAATTACA GAACAGAATTCCAAAACTAACCCATCACAACTGAGTGCAAACACCAATAATACAGATCTCAGCCAGGCAAAGGAATCATCACCTCTTCAGAGGAAAGCCTCTGGAAATTCCCTCGCACTTTGTCAACATCCGACAGCTTCGCCCAAGAAAACAGATGCGATAAAAGTAGCTCCCGCAAGGAGTATCTTGAGACGGCGGAGAAGTTCAGAATGTATAGGAGACGAAGTATCGTTCTCGGGGACTCAAGTGATCACTTTCAAATCCAAGAGTAAACGAGTAGTACACGCTGGAAAATGTCTTG GTCAAGGTTCATCCGGGTCACGTGTCTTCAGCGCCATGGATATTTCTCTTGGAGAGCTGGTTGTGGTTTGTGAATGGAGTTTGTCTTCACAGCAGGGTGGAGCCAAGCGCTCTCTTCTCAGCAATGACAATCAACAACTGGACTCGCATGGAGGGCTCATGAAACAG gTTTGCAGTATCGAACAAGAGATTGTGTCTGGTCTTGTCAACAGAGTTAGTCATCCGAATTTAACCCACTACTTAGCTGTGAACGTTCAGGAAACTGTCCCATTTGTTAAAGTTCAG gTTCTCGTTGAGTATGTTGGCGGTGGGGATCTAAGTCTTCGTCTCAGAAGTGGTGGTCTCCCGGTACGAGAGCTACGGGAATACACGCAACAACTCGTGGAAGCGATAACTTATCTGCATGGCAAACATGTTGTGCACAAAGACCTGAGG CTGACAAGTTGTCGCTTCGACTCTGGTGGGAATCTAAGGCTGGCAGACTACAGTGTAGGCAAAAG ATATATCCTCCTAAAGTTACGTCAAGAGAAAAATTTGGAG GTGCGGAACAGGCTGGATAACTGCTTGTACGCTGTCAAGCGCATTCCTCTGAAACCTAAAAGCGTTCAGTTTACCAAGAGAATTACTCGTGAAGTCCAGCTTATCTCCCGTTTAAATCACGAAAATGTTGTCAG ATATTACAACGCGTGGATTGAAAGTTCTGAAGAACAATCCAGCAGTAGTAATTCCACAGATACAGACAGCGCTTCCAAAAATAAACCCGTGGAGGACAGTCTCTTAGAGCTCAACAAAATCGAGGCGCCAAGTTTAAGACCAGACAGACAGAGCGGTCTCGAGTCCTGGTGGAAGGACGGTGAGGAATCGAGCAAAGATGGATCGGATTCATCGTCCAGTGGATCGCAGGATTCTGTTCGCAGTCCACAGAAAAGTCACAGCACATCGTTTTTCAGCAGCAAGTCGAAGTCTTCTGAGAGAATTGTGTTTGATACCGCAAAAATTGACGAATCCGTTCTTCAATTTGGTGATCTTATGGATACAGAG TCAGAAGACTCAGAGGAAGGAGAAGACTGGCAAGAAACTGAAAGCGACTCGAGCTTGGAGGTCAAAGGGCTACAGTATCTGTACATTCAGATGGAATACTGCGAAAAAAGCACGTTGAGGAACCTTATTGACGAGGGCTTGCACCAGGACGAGGAGTGCGTGTGGAGGCTCTTCAGAGAGATAGTTGAAGGACTGGCCCACATTCATACCCAG GGTATCATCATTCATCGAGATCTGAAGCCCGTTAATTTGTTCCTTGACTCCCACGGTCGAGTTAAAATAGGCGACTTTGGCTTAGCAACCACCCACAGTATTATGCGTGTTGGCATGGGAACCGATACACCGGAAAACAATGACAATTCCCAGTCCTCGAAAAGCAGTGCCTCCGCCAAAGAAAGCGTGACGGGTAAAGTTGGTACGTTTCTGTACGTAGCGCCTGAGCTGGGCAAACGAGGCAACTTAAGGGCCAAGTACAGTCCGAAAGTAGATCTTTACAGTttgggcattattttcttcGAGATGTGCTTTCGACCGCTCACGACATCCATGGAAAGGGTTGAAGTCCTTGGCAATTTAAGAACG gaGCGCACAATCTTTCCAGGCGAATTCGATCAAAAACAACTCGCCAAGCAAACCACTGTTCTCAAATGGCTACTAAAACACAACCCCGAGGAACGTCCTTCATCTCAGGAACTCCTGCAAAGTCAATACATTCCACCCAAGATTGAAGACGGCCAGCTCGATGAAGTACTTGAGCACACGCTCGCGTCCACGAACTCCACGCGCTACCAGCGTCTAATGAAAGCTGTGTTCTCGCAACATGTGTACCCCGTTCGTGAGGTAACCTACGATGTTGAGTTTTACACGAGGCAAGTTTTTCCAAGAACGATTCTTGCGCAACAGATGGTTCACGAAAGCGTGAAGTCGGTGTTCGTGCGGCATGGCGCGTTGCGCGTGAGAACACCTTTACTGGCGCCGCGCACGAAGCTTTTTGAAGAATTGGAACTCGCAGTGAGTCTGATGGATCACAGTGGGGCACTTGTCATGCTACCGTACGATTTGAGAATTCCCTTTGCGCGTTACGTTGCACGGAAGGGAGTTCTTCAAATGAAGAGGTTTGATGTTGGCTGTGTATATCGTGTTAACAGATTCCTGGGAGCTCATCCCAGAGAAATTTACGAGTGCGTTTTCGACATCATCACGAGCACAACCGAAGATCTTGTTCCCGACGCCGAAGTCTTACTCGTTGTCGCCGAAATTATCAGGGAATTTCCATGTCTGGACAATCGGGATTATTACATTAGAATCAACCACACTGGTCTCATGAAATCGTTTTTGTCGTCGCATTGCGTCTCAGATGAAAGACAATCCGAGCTGATCTCCATTCTGCAAGAACCTCTGGGCGAAAAAGAGAGAAACGACCAGATCAGTTCGTTTGTTGAGAACTTGCAAATAAGTGAGCATAATGCGACGGCTCTGTGTgagtttttaaatttcaatggGCCCGTCAATAAACTCCGCGAACATTTGATTGCGACGAGGAAGCGAAAATCGTGGATTGGGCAAACTGCCAGACAAGCTTTTTCAGATCTCGAGAAGATCACTTCACATGCTAAAAAATTTGTAATATCTTTGCCAGTTGTCGTAAACACGTCCATGGTTTACAACTTTCAACATTTCTCGGGACTGATTTTCCAGTTTGTAGCCGCTGATAGTCGGAAGCGGAAACGAGGAGGGGTCGATATTCTTGCCGCAGGGGGGAGATATGATAAGCTGATAGGTCAGTTTCGGCGTGTTGCTGACACCTCTTGTGGCGTGGGGGTCAGCATCGCCATCGAGAAAATAGTCTCGGCCCTTGTGGAAGATCAAGAGGCTTTTGTGCCCTGCCAGTACGATGTCTTTGTCTGTTCAACTGGTTCCAAGCCCTTGCAAGAAGAGAGCATGCACATTGCACGTGATTTATGGAATGCAGGTATCAAGGCTACAATTTCGTACGGTGCAATACTTCTGGAAGAGGCGCAGGAAGTTTGCAAAAGGGAAGGAATTCAACACATGGTGGTGCTAAAAGACCTAGATCCTGGTTTTGTTAGG GTTCGATCGCTGGACAGGGAGAGGGTTTCCGAATCGCGTGTCCAAATCTCTGAGCTTGTGGACCACCTTCACGGCAAGTGCTCGGGAAAGCCTGAAGTCGCCGAATGCAATGCGCCCCCTAGCAACAAGTGCCAAGGAACACAGGGTAGCAATGAGCCAAGTTCTATTATTGCGCCAGAGataaaagtttcttttaataCTCAGGAAAAGATGGCTTGGAATACGAAAAGAAGATATGAAAGCGTGATGGTGGCAAAGATTAAACCTCTCTTTGCTCAATTCAGTTCCAAAAACGCAGTAGAAGTGATAGGG GTTGACTTACCTGGCTCCGTGTTGCGCAATATGTCAGCCATCCTTGATCTCGACGCTAACAAAGACGCTTTCGACGCCAGCGTAGCAACAATCGAAGATAAGAGTCCGCGACACAGGAGATACATCGAACGTGTTTGCGAAGAAATCAGGGAACTTAAGGTTATAAAGAAAGTACCCATGGTTTTTGTGTACAGCGTGAAAGATGACAtcttcaaaacttttttctaA